CTTTTGGCTTTTTAGCTTACCTTTATCGGTTGCAATTTTAAAAGCTGAGCCACGCCACGCCCCACCGCCTGCCCTGTGGCAAAACATGCCGTCAAAAGATAACCACCCGTCGGAGCATCAAAATCTAACATCTCACCACAGACAAAGACGGCAGGATTGGATTTGAGTTGCAATTCATCCGTTAATGCCGTCCGCTTGACACCGCCACCTGTACTAATGGCTTCATCCATCGGACGAAAACCATCGAACGCCATCGGCAAGCATTTGACAAAACCTGCCATGCGTTCGTGATTTGCCCAGTCTGCTTTATGGGTGCATTCACGAATTAGGGCGATTTTGATGTCATCCAAGCCGATTTTTCGTAAAATGTTATTCAAAGACTGCTTTTTATTTTTGGTAAATGTCTTGGCGATGTCATCTGGTGATTTGTCAGGCAATAAATCCAAATACACCCTTATCCCATCATGACACGCACGCATGGCTTTGTTGTATTTATAAATCAGCCCGCTCTCCACGCCATAATGAGTGATGATGATGTCGCCTTGGGAGACAGGCTCGCCATCTGTCCACAGACCCACCCTTTTTAACGGCTTACCAAAAAATTTATCCATATAAGGCGACCACGACCGCACCACCCCGACATTACTGGCATACAGTGGGGTCAGTTCATCATCAGACAGCCACGCCTGCCATGTGCCTGTCGCCCCCAATCGCCGATACGAACCACCACCACACGCCAGCACGATGACATCAAATGTCTGCTCAAACTCCGCCCCATCATGAGCAAATCGCACGGCATTACCATCGATACCCAAGCACTCGTAGCGATAAAAAATCTGCACGCCCCTTGCCATCAAGCGACGCAACCACGCCCTTAGAAATGCCGATGCTTTCATCTGCACAGGAAAAATCCGCCCACTTGACCCGACAT
This Moraxella sp. K1664 DNA region includes the following protein-coding sequences:
- a CDS encoding TIGR03862 family flavoprotein, with amino-acid sequence MKLKVAIIGAGASGLMVAEHLSAYDVDICVYEQMPSAGRKILWAGKTGLNVSHAEPMTAFVGRYTPSDWLTPFLQVCDNAWVVDWLAGLGIETYVGSSGRIFPVQMKASAFLRAWLRRLMARGVQIFYRYECLGIDGNAVRFAHDGAEFEQTFDVIVLACGGGSYRRLGATGTWQAWLSDDELTPLYASNVGVVRSWSPYMDKFFGKPLKRVGLWTDGEPVSQGDIIITHYGVESGLIYKYNKAMRACHDGIRVYLDLLPDKSPDDIAKTFTKNKKQSLNNILRKIGLDDIKIALIRECTHKADWANHERMAGFVKCLPMAFDGFRPMDEAISTGGGVKRTALTDELQLKSNPAVFVCGEMLDFDAPTGGYLLTACFATGQAVGRGVAQLLKLQPIKVS